A portion of the Oncorhynchus masou masou isolate Uvic2021 chromosome 11, UVic_Omas_1.1, whole genome shotgun sequence genome contains these proteins:
- the zgc:113208 gene encoding uncharacterized protein zgc:113208 has protein sequence MLDRFRCISFERCLGPTGRNITRRNMEKSSGTTSTKRKASSSETSLPDCKKLKSKDSGKTSANKALNKKNTKREKGSSKKKHTFLGSSEVSLSSKDARQKMIRDGCLEVSKNDKGQLVFKDFPQFQPNMSPKEVLQAGSFGGTYFRPIYSSVTKLNYKDEWKELPEDCLKGLNIPTQVASSTYRDSVNTYKVKCGGSQEMWENSGWIVTQDPYGWFQWYCRFYHGRRTKDDERQIGRWAKCAGVKGRWRNNLITKVVRSGCGFDNPTISPVIRQTLQHWGYRLTKEDYKEGAKRVKPK, from the exons ATGCTTGATCGTTTTCGATGTATTTCATTTGAACGTTGTCTAGGGCCTACAGGAAGGAACATAACGAGACGAAACATGGAGAAAAGCAGCGGGACAACTTCTACAAAAAGAAAAGCTTCCTCGTCTGAGACAAGTCTTCCAGACTGCAAAAAGCTGAAATCGAAGGATAGTGGCAAGACTAGCGCAAATAAAGCTCTGAACAAGA AAAATACTAAAAGAGAGAAGGGTTCAAGCAAGAAAAAACACACATTCTTGGGTAGCTCAGAAGTTTCTCTAAGTTCTAAAGATGCAAGACAGAAGATGATCCGGGATGGATGCCTAGAGGTTTCAAAGAATGACAAAGGACAACTTGTTTTTAAAG ACTTCCCACAGTTCCAACCTAACATGTCACCAAAAGAAGTACTTCAAGCTGGCAGCTTTGGTGGTACCTACTTCAGACCAATATACTCAAGTGTCACAA AACTCAATTACAAAGATGAATGGAAAGAGCTCCCTGAGGATTGTCTGAAAGGTTTGAACATTCCCACACAG GTGGCCTCATCAACATACAGAGACAGTGTAAACACATACAAAGTGAAGTGTGGAGGCAGTCAAGAAATGTGGGAAAACAGTGGATGGATTGTAACCCAGGATCCCTATGGGTGGTTTCAGTGGTACTGCAG GTTTTACCATGGTCGGCGTACTAAGGATGATGAGCGTCAGATCGGGCGATGGGCAAAGTGTGCTGGGGTAAAAGGCCGGTGGAGAAATAATCTGATAACCAAAGTAGTCCGGTCAGGCTGTGGCTTTGACAACCCAACAATCTCTCCTGTGATCAGACAGACATTACAGCACTGGGGGTACCGACTGACCAAGGAGGACTACAAGGAGGGTGCCAAGAGGGTTAAGCCAAAATAA